One genomic window of Halococcus sediminicola includes the following:
- a CDS encoding aminopeptidase, producing the protein MSQSTDATLDSAAETAINQCLALGAEESCAVVTDDERLPIGRALYDAARAVTDEVVLLQYPPGDQHGTEPPAPVAAAMRGADVVFCPTTKSLSHTRARSGANEAGARVATLPGITESVFTTGLDTDYRAIEQSCETVLDAVADASEVRVTSPAGTDITFEPGEHEWLADTGIVHEAGAMSNLPAGEVFVSPENANGTYVVDGTMMPHGLVDTPIEFTVEGGFVTDIEDERIRKQVERGAEEVGDDAYNLAELGIGTNAAISQLVGSVLLDEKAAGTVHIAIGDDHGIGGDTQAPLHLDGILRDPTVYADGEELALPEANGA; encoded by the coding sequence ATGAGCCAATCGACCGACGCGACGCTCGACAGCGCCGCCGAAACGGCAATCAATCAGTGTCTCGCGCTCGGGGCCGAGGAATCCTGCGCCGTGGTCACCGACGACGAGCGCCTTCCCATCGGGCGCGCGCTGTACGACGCCGCGCGTGCGGTGACCGACGAGGTGGTTTTGCTGCAGTACCCGCCGGGGGACCAGCACGGCACCGAACCGCCGGCACCCGTCGCCGCGGCCATGCGCGGGGCGGACGTCGTGTTCTGTCCCACCACCAAGAGTTTGAGTCACACGCGCGCCCGCTCGGGAGCCAACGAGGCCGGCGCGCGCGTGGCAACCCTGCCCGGCATCACCGAATCGGTGTTCACCACCGGCCTCGATACCGACTACCGTGCCATCGAGCAGAGCTGTGAGACGGTACTCGATGCGGTCGCCGACGCCAGCGAGGTTCGCGTAACCTCGCCCGCGGGGACGGACATCACGTTCGAGCCGGGCGAACACGAGTGGCTCGCCGACACGGGCATCGTCCACGAGGCGGGCGCGATGTCGAATCTCCCTGCCGGGGAGGTGTTCGTCAGCCCCGAGAACGCGAACGGGACCTACGTCGTCGATGGCACGATGATGCCCCACGGATTGGTCGATACGCCCATCGAGTTCACCGTCGAGGGCGGGTTCGTGACCGACATCGAGGACGAAAGAATCCGCAAACAGGTCGAGCGCGGCGCGGAGGAAGTCGGCGACGACGCCTACAATCTCGCCGAACTCGGCATCGGGACGAACGCTGCCATCTCTCAACTAGTGGGGTCGGTGCTGCTGGACGAGAAGGCTGCTGGCACAGTGCACATCGCCATCGGCGACGACCACGGCATCGGCGGCGACACGCAAGCACCGCTCCATCTCGACGGCATCCTCCGCGACCCAACGGTGTATGCCGACGGGGAGGAACTAGCACTTCCGGAAGCGAACGGGGCGTAG
- a CDS encoding type II glyceraldehyde-3-phosphate dehydrogenase has product MLSVGVNGYGTIGKRVADAVVAQPDMELVGVAKTRPNFEAERAVEKGYPLYAAIEERAGKFEEAGIDLAGLVEELVEAADVMVDATPSGIGAENKSLYDEYDTPALYQGGEDADLVDTSFNARSNFADAVGTDHVRVVSCNTTGLSRLVAPLEEEYGIEKVRATLVRRGGDPAQSSRGPINDILPDPRTLPSHHGPDVQTIFPDLAIDTLGLKVPATLMHTHSINVTLTGDATADDVRELLESQSRTFVISEGMGIDGAGKLKEFALDAGRPRGDLWENCIWGESVSVEGDDLYLFQAIHQESDVVPENVDAVRAVAGTADADESIRTTNDALDMGL; this is encoded by the coding sequence ATGCTCAGCGTCGGCGTCAACGGCTACGGCACCATCGGCAAGCGCGTCGCGGACGCGGTCGTCGCCCAGCCGGACATGGAACTCGTGGGCGTAGCGAAGACACGACCGAACTTCGAGGCCGAACGCGCCGTCGAAAAGGGTTATCCGCTCTACGCCGCCATCGAGGAGCGCGCCGGAAAGTTCGAGGAAGCCGGCATCGACCTCGCGGGACTGGTCGAGGAACTCGTCGAGGCGGCGGACGTGATGGTCGACGCCACGCCCTCGGGTATCGGCGCGGAGAACAAGTCCCTCTACGACGAGTACGACACGCCTGCGCTCTACCAGGGCGGCGAGGATGCCGATCTGGTGGACACGAGCTTCAACGCCCGCTCGAACTTCGCCGACGCCGTGGGGACCGACCACGTGCGCGTCGTCTCGTGCAACACCACAGGGTTATCGCGGCTGGTCGCCCCGCTCGAAGAGGAATACGGCATCGAAAAGGTGCGCGCGACGCTCGTCCGGCGCGGTGGCGACCCCGCACAGAGTTCGCGGGGGCCCATCAACGACATCCTGCCCGACCCGCGCACGCTGCCCTCCCACCACGGTCCCGACGTCCAGACCATCTTCCCGGACCTCGCTATCGATACCTTAGGACTCAAGGTGCCCGCGACGCTGATGCACACCCACTCGATCAACGTCACGCTGACTGGGGACGCCACCGCCGACGACGTACGGGAGTTGCTCGAAAGCCAGTCGAGAACGTTCGTAATTTCTGAGGGGATGGGCATCGACGGCGCAGGGAAGCTGAAGGAGTTCGCGCTCGATGCCGGCCGACCAAGGGGCGACCTCTGGGAGAACTGTATCTGGGGCGAGTCGGTTTCGGTCGAGGGCGACGACCTCTATCTCTTTCAGGCCATCCACCAGGAATCCGACGTCGTGCCCGAGAACGTCGACGCGGTCCGTGCGGTGGCGGGCACGGCCGACGCCGACGAGAGCATCCGAACCACGAACGACGCGCTCGACATGGGTCTCTGA
- a CDS encoding Hsp20/alpha crystallin family protein, whose product MQPGDRDDRDPFDDIFSEIERMMDGMMGGNVDVRTDTVGTDAHVDVQEDGDLVRVIADLPGVPKEAIDLTCDGRRVTIEAASDRHEFDERVSLPVRVDERSANATYNNGILEVTFERADTSADIDL is encoded by the coding sequence ATGCAACCGGGCGACCGCGACGACCGCGACCCCTTCGACGACATCTTCAGCGAGATCGAGCGGATGATGGACGGTATGATGGGTGGCAACGTCGACGTTCGAACCGACACCGTGGGCACCGACGCCCACGTCGACGTCCAGGAGGACGGCGACCTCGTGCGCGTCATCGCCGACCTGCCGGGCGTCCCGAAGGAAGCCATCGACCTCACCTGCGACGGCCGGCGCGTCACCATCGAGGCCGCGAGCGACCGTCACGAGTTCGACGAGCGCGTCTCGCTGCCGGTTCGCGTCGACGAACGGTCGGCGAACGCCACCTACAACAACGGTATCCTGGAAGTCACCTTCGAGCGCGCCGACACCTCCGCCGACATCGATCTCTAA